The following are encoded together in the Ictalurus punctatus breed USDA103 chromosome 1, Coco_2.0, whole genome shotgun sequence genome:
- the LOC108266683 gene encoding natural killer cells antigen CD94, which translates to MYIKFCNFGPYADVKVSGKAKDESNTDVYQKVRLYKRISAVFIILTLVLLAVVLALAMKLYEVQSIQKYPERPEVEEPEEFNCSRQLCQTMYPSTQDVQKHVYRCTMCPKGWLKFENSCYFISKERLTWQESREACQKQDGDLVVIDNERVQKHLTQSGGMLYWIGLRYSEKQQWMWINNTAPTQNYWAHGQPVPDSQGSCALLGGQMSHKNNWISNRCGVLSQYICQRG; encoded by the exons ATGTACATCAAATTCTGTAATTTCGGACCCTATGCGGATGTGAAAGTGTCTGGGAAAGCGAAGGATGAGTCGAACACAG ATGTTTACCAGAAAGTTCGTCTTTACAAGAGGATTTCCGCTGTTTTCATCATCTTGACTTTGGTCTTACTGGCTGTGGTTCTTGCTCTGGCTATGAAGT TATATGAAGTTCAGTCCATCCAGAAGTATCCAGAGAGACCTGAAGTTGAAGAACCTGAAGAATTCAACTGTAGCCGCCAGTTATGTCAGACCATGTACCCCTCAACACAAGATGTCCAAAAGCATG TGTATCGGTGCACTATGTGTCCGAAGGGCTGGTTGAAGTTTGAGAACTCCTGCTACTTCATATCTAAAGAGCGTCTTACCTGGCAGGAGAGCAGGGAGGCGTGTCAGAAACAGGACGGAGACCTGGTTGTGATCGACAACGAACGCGTGCAG AAACATCTAACTCAGAGTGGGGGCATGCTGTACTGGATCGGGCTCCGTTACTCAGAAAAACAGCAGTGGATGTGGATTAATAATACCGCACCCACCCAGAA CTACTGGGCTCACGGCCAGCCAGTGCCAGACTCTCAAGGCTCCTGTGCACTGCTAGGAGGACAGATGTCACACAAGAACAACTGGATTTCAAACCGCTGTGGGGTGTTGTCACAGTACATCTGCCAGAGGGGTTAA